A genomic segment from Streptomyces antibioticus encodes:
- a CDS encoding spherulation-specific family 4 protein: MSYLTGTPTGLAGAGTTDVRTGIGVPGIAHPLLAPAEWGDLARPGPPLHWVVLDVAGGPGARPDPHCLAAAGRLRNAGVRVLGRVDTAHGFRAFAERIADARRYLDWYQVDGFLLDRCPSDRATLPEIRRTVTTLRTLRDTPHIVLGHGVHPHPGYAELADQLVTFSGAWSDYRWSQVAEWTADHPPERFCHLVHGVPRSHLDEALRIARWQGAGTIWFTDRHDQGGRCDPWETMPGYWDDLVSRIGTGVSE, from the coding sequence ATGTCGTATCTGACGGGCACTCCGACGGGCCTCGCCGGGGCCGGCACCACCGACGTCCGCACCGGCATCGGTGTCCCCGGCATCGCCCACCCCCTCCTTGCGCCCGCCGAGTGGGGCGACCTCGCCCGTCCCGGCCCGCCTCTGCACTGGGTGGTCCTCGACGTCGCCGGCGGCCCCGGGGCGCGCCCCGACCCGCACTGCCTCGCCGCGGCGGGCCGGCTGCGCAACGCGGGCGTCCGGGTCCTCGGCCGGGTCGACACCGCGCACGGCTTCCGCGCCTTCGCGGAGCGGATCGCCGACGCGCGGCGCTACCTCGACTGGTACCAGGTCGACGGCTTCCTCCTGGACCGCTGTCCGAGCGACCGCGCCACGCTCCCCGAGATCCGTCGCACCGTCACCACGCTCCGCACGCTGCGTGACACGCCCCACATCGTGCTCGGTCACGGCGTCCATCCGCACCCCGGCTACGCCGAGCTGGCCGACCAGCTCGTCACCTTCTCCGGCGCCTGGAGCGACTACCGCTGGTCCCAGGTCGCCGAGTGGACCGCGGACCATCCGCCCGAGCGCTTCTGCCACTTGGTGCACGGGGTGCCCCGAAGCCATCTCGACGAGGCGCTGCGCATCGCCCGCTGGCAGGGCGCGGGGACGATCTGGTTCACCGACCGGCACGACCAGGGTGGCCGGTGCGACCCCTGGGAGACCATGCCCGGCTACTGGGACGATCTCGTCTCGCGGATCGGAACAGGTGTCTCGGAATGA
- a CDS encoding alpha/beta hydrolase: MARYLRWAALGATAALLATGCSGGSSDDGGDGKGASAGARPSDGSPATAALPASLTGQKLDWGRCRSTADDSAPGGEWRCASLKVPLDWSKPEGKTIDLALVRAASRAKGDKRVGSLLFNFGGPGGSGVSTLPSYGSAFSTLRDSYDLVSWDPRGVSRSEGVRCRDDKEIQAAESLDSTPDTAAEERAYFQDAEDFGKGCEKSAGSLLAHVSTTDTARDMDLMRQVLGDTRMHYFGISYGTELGGVYAHLFPKNVGRLILDAVVDPSADTVGHAKNQARGFQRALEDYLKSTGQDPKRGSAKIADLLDRIDSDPLPTSDGRELTQSLAVIGVVLPLYSEQSWPALTSALEAAERGDGSELLSLADSYNERDPSGNYGTTTHSQRVISCLDDKQRPTAEETKKLLPEFEKISPVFGDFLGWDTAGWCHDWPVAGQFDTPEVSAPGAAPILLVGNTGDPATPYEGAREMADELGKGVGVLLTWKGEGHGAYGSGSDCVDAAVDAYLLKGTVPKDGTVCS; the protein is encoded by the coding sequence ATGGCGCGATACCTACGGTGGGCGGCGCTCGGCGCCACCGCCGCACTGCTGGCGACCGGCTGTAGCGGCGGCTCGTCGGACGACGGGGGCGACGGCAAGGGGGCCTCGGCCGGCGCGCGACCGTCGGACGGCTCCCCGGCCACGGCGGCGCTGCCCGCCTCGCTGACCGGGCAGAAGCTCGACTGGGGCCGGTGCAGGTCCACCGCCGACGACTCCGCGCCCGGCGGGGAGTGGCGGTGCGCGTCGCTGAAGGTGCCGCTGGACTGGTCGAAGCCTGAAGGCAAGACCATCGACCTCGCGCTGGTCCGCGCCGCATCCCGAGCCAAGGGCGACAAGCGGGTCGGCTCGCTGCTGTTCAACTTCGGCGGCCCCGGCGGCTCCGGCGTGTCCACGCTCCCCTCCTACGGCTCCGCGTTCTCCACGCTCCGCGACAGCTACGACCTGGTGAGCTGGGACCCGCGCGGGGTGAGCCGGAGCGAGGGCGTCCGCTGCCGCGACGACAAGGAGATCCAGGCCGCCGAGTCCCTCGACTCCACCCCGGACACCGCGGCGGAGGAGCGGGCCTACTTCCAGGACGCCGAGGACTTCGGCAAGGGCTGTGAGAAGAGCGCCGGCTCCCTGCTGGCGCACGTCTCCACCACGGACACCGCCCGCGACATGGACCTGATGCGCCAGGTCCTCGGCGACACCAGGATGCACTACTTCGGCATCTCCTACGGCACCGAACTGGGCGGCGTGTACGCCCACTTGTTCCCGAAGAACGTGGGGCGGCTGATCCTGGACGCGGTCGTCGACCCGAGCGCCGACACCGTCGGCCACGCCAAGAACCAGGCCCGGGGCTTCCAGCGCGCGCTGGAGGACTACCTCAAGTCCACCGGCCAGGACCCGAAGCGGGGCAGCGCGAAGATCGCGGACCTCCTGGACCGGATCGACAGTGACCCGCTGCCGACCTCGGACGGCCGTGAGCTGACCCAGTCGCTCGCCGTCATCGGTGTCGTCCTGCCGCTCTACAGCGAGCAGAGCTGGCCGGCCCTGACCAGCGCGCTGGAGGCGGCCGAGCGAGGTGACGGCTCCGAACTGCTGTCGCTCGCCGACAGCTACAACGAGCGCGACCCCTCGGGGAACTACGGCACGACGACCCACTCCCAGCGCGTCATATCGTGCTTGGACGACAAGCAGCGGCCGACCGCCGAGGAGACGAAGAAGCTGCTGCCGGAGTTCGAGAAGATCTCGCCCGTCTTCGGCGACTTCCTCGGCTGGGACACGGCCGGCTGGTGCCACGACTGGCCGGTGGCGGGGCAGTTCGACACCCCGGAGGTGAGCGCGCCGGGTGCCGCGCCGATCCTGCTGGTGGGCAACACCGGCGACCCGGCGACCCCCTACGAGGGTGCCCGCGAGATGGCCGACGAGCTGGGCAAGGGCGTCGGGGTGCTGCTCACCTGGAAGGGCGAGGGGCACGGTGCGTACGGCAGCGGGAGCGACTGTGTCGACGCCGCGGTGGACGCGTATCTGCTCAAGGGCACGGTGCCGAAGGACGGCACGGTCTGCTCATGA
- a CDS encoding NAD-dependent epimerase/dehydratase family protein: protein MRVLLIGANGYLGRFVADRLLADPAVQLTALGRGDDADVRFDLATGSPGALTRFLDAVHPQVVVNCAGATRGGARDLTRHNTVAVATVCEALRRSGCGARLVQLGCGAEYGPSQPGSSTAEDAVPRPGGPYGVSKLAATELVLGSGLDAVVLRVFSPAGPGTPAGSPLGRLAEAMRRAMQSGDGELKLGGLGAQRDFVDVRDVARAVHAASLSAAQGVINIGSGRAVRLRDAAAILARVAGYGGALHELDGPPGGHLRATIGHPRSDPDHAAPVAYPYPDGCGSWQQADVRTARDRLGWRPRINLEESLADIWMEAACRI from the coding sequence ATGAGGGTCCTGCTGATCGGAGCCAACGGCTACCTCGGCCGCTTCGTCGCCGACCGTCTGCTCGCCGACCCGGCCGTCCAGCTCACCGCGCTCGGCCGCGGCGACGACGCGGACGTCCGCTTCGACCTCGCGACCGGCAGCCCCGGCGCACTGACCCGGTTCCTCGACGCCGTCCACCCGCAGGTCGTCGTCAACTGCGCGGGCGCCACCCGCGGCGGCGCCCGCGACCTCACCCGGCACAACACCGTCGCCGTCGCCACCGTCTGCGAGGCGCTGCGCCGCAGCGGCTGCGGCGCCCGGCTGGTGCAGCTCGGCTGCGGCGCCGAGTACGGCCCGAGCCAGCCCGGCTCCTCCACCGCCGAGGACGCCGTACCGCGCCCCGGCGGCCCGTACGGCGTCAGCAAGCTCGCCGCCACCGAACTCGTCCTCGGCTCGGGCCTGGACGCCGTCGTGCTCCGCGTGTTCTCACCGGCCGGACCCGGCACCCCCGCCGGATCTCCGCTGGGCCGGCTCGCCGAGGCCATGCGGCGCGCCATGCAGTCCGGCGACGGCGAACTCAAACTCGGCGGCCTCGGCGCCCAGCGCGACTTCGTCGACGTCCGCGATGTCGCCCGCGCCGTCCACGCCGCCTCGCTCTCCGCGGCACAGGGCGTCATCAACATCGGCTCCGGCCGCGCCGTCCGGCTCCGCGACGCCGCCGCGATCCTGGCGCGCGTCGCCGGATACGGCGGTGCCCTCCACGAACTCGATGGACCGCCCGGCGGCCATCTGCGGGCCACCATCGGCCATCCCCGCTCCGACCCCGACCACGCCGCACCGGTCGCGTACCCGTACCCGGACGGCTGCGGGAGCTGGCAGCAGGCCGATGTGCGCACCGCCCGCGACCGGCTGGGCTGGCGGCCCCGGATCAACCTGGAGGAGTCCCTCGCCGACATCTGGATGGAGGCGGCATGTCGTATCTGA
- a CDS encoding TetR/AcrR family transcriptional regulator produces the protein MTAIEQTEAARPRGTRLPRRARRNQLLGAAQEVFVAQGYHSAAMDDIAERAGVSKPVLYQHFPGKLDLYLALLDQHCESLIQAVRGALASTTDNKQRVRATMDAYFAYVEDDGGAFRLVFESDLTNEPAVRERVDKVTNECAEAICDVIAEDTGLSRAESMLLASGLGGLAQVVARSWLHSDRSVPRDQAVQLLASLAWRGIAGFPLHGIEQH, from the coding sequence GTGACAGCCATCGAGCAGACCGAGGCGGCACGCCCGCGAGGCACGCGCCTGCCGCGCCGTGCCCGACGGAACCAGCTTCTGGGCGCCGCCCAGGAGGTCTTCGTGGCTCAGGGCTACCACTCCGCCGCCATGGACGACATCGCCGAGCGGGCCGGGGTCAGCAAGCCCGTGCTGTACCAGCACTTCCCGGGCAAGCTCGACCTCTATCTGGCCCTGCTGGACCAGCACTGCGAGTCGCTCATCCAGGCCGTGCGCGGGGCGCTCGCCTCGACGACGGACAACAAGCAGCGCGTCCGCGCGACCATGGACGCCTACTTCGCGTACGTCGAGGACGACGGCGGCGCCTTCCGGCTGGTGTTCGAGTCGGACCTCACCAACGAGCCCGCGGTGCGCGAGCGCGTCGACAAGGTCACCAACGAGTGCGCCGAGGCGATCTGTGACGTGATCGCCGAGGACACCGGCCTCTCGCGCGCGGAGTCGATGCTGCTCGCCTCGGGTCTGGGCGGTCTGGCGCAGGTCGTGGCCCGCTCCTGGCTGCACAGCGACCGCAGTGTCCCGCGCGACCAGGCGGTGCAGCTCCTGGCCTCGCTGGCCTGGCGGGGCATCGCCGGATTCCCGCTGCACGGCATCGAACAGCACTGA
- a CDS encoding alpha/beta fold hydrolase yields MSSTELPSVPPTSVLPKAAAVRVAEGERLRSVGLPGVTLTIRSRPPAREGLPPALFVHGLGGSSQNWSALMALLDGAVASEAVDLPGFGDSPPPDDGNYSITAHARAVIRYLDATGHGPVHLFGNSLGGAVSTRVAAVRPDLVRTLTLVSPALPELRVQRTAVPTGLVGLPGVAALFSRLTREWTAEQRVRGVLGLCYGDPGRVSPEAFRYAVEELERRLTLPYFWDALSRSTRGLLSAYTLGGQHSLWRQAERVLAPTLLVYGGRDQLVGFRMAQRSARAFRDSRLLTLPDAGHVAMMEYPDTVALAFRDLLADTASATPEG; encoded by the coding sequence ATGTCTTCGACCGAGCTGCCCTCCGTGCCGCCGACCAGTGTGCTGCCGAAGGCCGCCGCCGTCCGGGTCGCCGAGGGCGAGCGGCTGCGGTCGGTCGGGCTGCCCGGCGTCACGCTGACGATCCGCTCCCGGCCGCCCGCGCGCGAGGGGCTCCCGCCCGCGCTGTTCGTGCACGGCCTCGGCGGTTCCTCGCAGAACTGGTCCGCGCTCATGGCGCTGCTCGACGGCGCGGTGGCGAGCGAGGCCGTCGACCTGCCCGGCTTCGGCGACTCCCCGCCACCGGACGACGGCAACTACTCCATCACGGCACACGCGCGTGCCGTGATCCGCTACCTCGACGCCACCGGACACGGTCCCGTCCATCTCTTCGGGAACTCGCTCGGCGGCGCCGTCTCGACCCGGGTCGCCGCCGTACGGCCCGACCTGGTGCGGACCCTGACGCTCGTCTCGCCCGCGCTGCCCGAACTGCGCGTCCAGCGCACCGCGGTGCCCACCGGCCTGGTCGGCCTGCCCGGCGTGGCCGCGCTCTTCAGCCGGCTCACCCGCGAATGGACGGCCGAACAGCGCGTCCGCGGCGTCCTCGGGCTCTGCTACGGCGATCCCGGCCGGGTCAGCCCGGAGGCGTTCCGCTACGCGGTGGAGGAACTGGAACGGCGCCTGACGCTGCCGTACTTCTGGGACGCGCTCTCGCGCTCCACGCGCGGGCTGCTCAGCGCCTACACGCTCGGCGGACAGCACAGCCTGTGGCGCCAGGCCGAACGGGTCCTCGCCCCGACCCTCCTCGTCTACGGCGGCCGTGACCAGCTCGTCGGCTTCCGGATGGCCCAGCGCTCCGCCCGCGCCTTCCGGGACTCCCGGCTGCTGACCCTGCCCGACGCCGGGCACGTGGCGATGATGGAGTATCCCGACACGGTCGCCCTGGCCTTCCGCGACCTGCTCGCCGATACCGCGTCCGCGACGCCGGAAGGCTGA
- a CDS encoding DUF3152 domain-containing protein, with protein sequence MGRHSRRGPAPKGAPKKGSDGVGGPGSGSSSGSSSGSGSGSGGASGAASQGRTAGARPGPYDGTPARGVPRLPDGTPAHGVPRYPDGTPAHGVPRVRGGHPEQREAGGGWGELRGGPAGGAGQPVIPRQRPAPPQGPAPSQGRAPSQGPRQDYLDAFDADDDVFTRAGRPYAAMRAGDGHAGAGDGYGGAGDAYGSPRGTAPRGFGSVAGPYAPAPGAGGTGTGLDEYADPVAPGGPGGPGDGASSGGGPAPEKGAKSRTFTGIAAAAVTTVLAVVVAGQVTDTRDDDAARSQAAAGRADDRAGQVAQGAQKALESGAPAPSASPVPVTLTYDQKMDATYKLSAKLDGSGKFDAVPGIDKAPGKGQKFTYRVDVERGLGLDGALFAQAVHKTLNDNRSWAHNGARTFERIHSGEPDFVITLASPGTTAEWCAKSGLDTTEDNVSCDSAATERVMINAYRWAQGSPTYGDAIHAYRQMLINHEVGHRLGYSHVTCDKDGDLAPVMQQQTKFLDHGDVHCLPNPWAYPKS encoded by the coding sequence GTGGGACGGCACAGTCGACGCGGGCCGGCGCCCAAGGGTGCGCCGAAGAAGGGTTCCGACGGGGTCGGTGGACCCGGTTCCGGTTCCAGTTCTGGTTCCAGTTCTGGTTCCGGTTCGGGTTCCGGCGGTGCCTCGGGTGCCGCTTCCCAGGGCCGGACCGCGGGCGCGCGGCCCGGCCCGTACGACGGCACCCCCGCGCGCGGTGTGCCCCGTCTGCCCGACGGAACCCCCGCCCACGGGGTGCCCCGGTACCCGGACGGCACCCCGGCCCACGGCGTCCCGCGCGTGCGCGGCGGGCATCCCGAGCAGCGTGAGGCCGGGGGCGGCTGGGGCGAGTTGAGGGGCGGGCCGGCGGGCGGCGCCGGGCAGCCGGTGATACCGCGTCAGCGGCCCGCACCGCCGCAGGGACCGGCACCGTCGCAGGGGCGGGCGCCGTCGCAGGGGCCGCGTCAGGACTACCTCGACGCCTTCGACGCCGACGACGACGTCTTCACGCGCGCGGGACGGCCGTACGCGGCGATGCGCGCGGGCGACGGGCACGCGGGTGCGGGTGACGGGTACGGGGGTGCGGGTGACGCGTACGGCTCACCGCGCGGTACGGCTCCCCGTGGCTTCGGAAGCGTGGCGGGCCCGTACGCCCCCGCCCCCGGTGCCGGCGGTACCGGCACCGGTCTGGACGAGTACGCGGACCCGGTCGCTCCCGGGGGCCCCGGTGGGCCGGGCGACGGCGCGTCGTCCGGCGGGGGGCCCGCGCCCGAGAAGGGCGCCAAGAGCCGTACGTTCACCGGTATCGCGGCCGCCGCCGTCACCACCGTGCTGGCCGTCGTCGTGGCCGGACAGGTCACCGACACACGGGACGACGACGCCGCCCGCTCACAGGCCGCCGCGGGACGGGCCGACGACCGGGCGGGCCAGGTCGCCCAGGGCGCGCAGAAGGCCCTGGAGTCGGGTGCCCCGGCCCCCTCCGCGTCCCCCGTCCCGGTGACGCTGACCTACGACCAGAAGATGGACGCCACCTACAAGCTCAGCGCGAAGCTCGACGGGTCCGGGAAGTTCGACGCCGTCCCCGGCATCGACAAGGCGCCCGGCAAGGGGCAGAAGTTCACCTACCGCGTGGACGTGGAGCGCGGACTCGGCCTGGACGGCGCCCTGTTCGCCCAAGCCGTGCACAAGACGCTGAACGACAACCGCAGTTGGGCCCACAACGGTGCCCGCACCTTCGAGCGGATCCACTCCGGCGAACCCGACTTCGTCATCACCCTGGCCAGCCCCGGCACCACCGCCGAGTGGTGCGCCAAGTCCGGTCTGGACACCACCGAGGACAACGTCTCCTGCGACTCGGCCGCCACCGAACGCGTCATGATCAACGCCTATCGCTGGGCCCAGGGTTCACCGACCTACGGCGACGCCATCCACGCGTACCGCCAGATGCTGATCAACCACGAGGTTGGTCACCGGCTCGGCTACTCCCATGTGACCTGCGACAAGGACGGCGATCTCGCGCCCGTGATGCAGCAGCAGACCAAGTTCCTCGACCACGGCGACGTCCACTGTCTGCCCAACCCCTGGGCGTACCCGAAGAGTTGA
- the moeZ gene encoding adenylyltransferase/sulfurtransferase MoeZ — protein sequence MSLPPLVEPASELTVDEVRRYSRHLIIPDVGMDGQKRLKNAKVLCVGAGGLGSPALMYLAAAGVGTLGIVEFDEVDESNLQRQIIHSQADIGRSKAESARDSVKGINPYVNVILHEERLEAENVLDIFSQYDLIVDGTDNFATRYLVNDACVLLNKPYVWGSIYRFDGQASVFWSEHGPCYRCLYPEPPPPGMVPSCAEGGVLGVLCASIGSIQVTEAIKVLTGTGEPLVGRLMIYDALEMQYRQVKVRKDPNCAVCGENPTVTELIDYEAFCGVVSEEAQEAAAGSTITPKQLKEWIDDGENIEIIDVREPNEYEIVSIPGAKLIPKNEFLLGTALEGLPQDRKIVLHCKTGVRSAEVLAVLKSAGFADAVHVGGGVIGWVNQIEPSKPVY from the coding sequence GTGTCGCTGCCACCCCTGGTCGAGCCAGCCTCCGAACTCACCGTAGACGAGGTTCGCCGGTACTCCCGCCACCTGATCATCCCGGACGTCGGGATGGACGGGCAGAAGCGGCTGAAGAACGCCAAGGTGCTCTGTGTGGGCGCCGGCGGCCTGGGCTCGCCGGCGCTGATGTACCTGGCGGCGGCGGGCGTGGGCACGCTCGGCATCGTGGAGTTCGACGAGGTCGACGAGTCCAACCTCCAGCGTCAGATCATCCACAGCCAGGCCGACATCGGCCGCTCCAAGGCCGAGTCCGCGCGCGACTCCGTCAAGGGCATCAACCCGTACGTGAACGTGATCCTCCACGAAGAGCGGCTCGAGGCCGAGAACGTGCTGGACATCTTCAGCCAGTACGACCTGATCGTCGACGGCACGGACAACTTCGCGACCCGCTACCTGGTCAACGACGCGTGCGTGCTGCTGAACAAGCCGTACGTATGGGGTTCGATCTACCGCTTCGACGGCCAGGCGTCCGTCTTCTGGTCCGAGCACGGCCCCTGCTACCGGTGCCTGTACCCGGAGCCCCCGCCGCCGGGCATGGTCCCCTCCTGCGCCGAGGGCGGTGTCCTCGGTGTGCTGTGCGCGTCCATCGGCTCCATCCAGGTCACCGAGGCGATCAAGGTCCTCACCGGCACCGGTGAACCCCTGGTCGGCCGCCTGATGATCTACGACGCCCTGGAGATGCAGTACCGCCAGGTCAAGGTCCGCAAGGACCCGAACTGCGCGGTCTGCGGCGAGAACCCGACCGTCACCGAACTCATCGACTACGAGGCCTTCTGCGGCGTCGTCTCCGAGGAGGCCCAGGAGGCGGCGGCCGGTTCGACGATCACTCCCAAGCAGCTCAAGGAGTGGATCGACGACGGCGAGAACATCGAGATCATCGACGTCCGCGAGCCGAACGAGTACGAGATCGTCTCCATCCCGGGCGCCAAGCTGATCCCGAAGAACGAGTTCCTGCTCGGCACCGCCCTGGAGGGCCTGCCCCAGGACCGGAAGATCGTCCTGCACTGCAAGACGGGTGTCCGCAGTGCGGAAGTCCTCGCGGTGCTGAAGTCCGCGGGCTTCGCGGACGCCGTGCACGTCGGCGGCGGTGTGATCGGCTGGGTCAACCAGATCGAGCCGAGCAAGCCGGTCTACTGA
- a CDS encoding DUF3492 domain-containing protein → MRIGLLTEGGYPFVRGDAGLWCDRLVRGLGRHEFEVYALSGGPRHEEAGLVALPPQVSGVRTAPLWTAVDDGVAHGRRARRRFTECYEELAAVLCEDRAEGRTEDRAEGRAGGGTERGPEGGSQGPVERPASRADAQADRFANALYGLAGLARDEGGLVGALRSEGAVRALERACRAPGARRTAREARVTDLLAVAAHLERALRPLSLDWYEPDGGTGTGAPGTRGLGSVDLCHATSGGVAALPGLLARHHYDVPLLLTEYGVRLRTHYLSSQAPGTPADEAAPAVRALLAAFHGRLAAEVYRQAAVITPGNTHTRRWQERCGADRDKLRTVHPGIAADGFAEVGDGPDGADPRTLVWVGRVEPAKDLVSLLHAFAEIHRAEAGTRLRIIGTPAGPEGHAYLGHCRMLAAQLFPDEADGPHAVGCNPVSFEEIGGPEAPTLAEAYAAGAVVVLSSVVEGFPAGLVEAMFCGRATVSTDVGAVVEVIGGTGLVVPPRNPRALAEACTALLRDPERRARLGAAARARAQELFSVEQNIEAFHGLYLEIVARSPVRRSALDAAGDPLPFAVPAEARLPGRWTGPGTVGTAARRVPGWAAGAPVRGTAAPGTPRSTVPAAEGAR, encoded by the coding sequence GTGCGCATCGGACTGCTGACAGAGGGTGGCTATCCGTTTGTGCGTGGTGACGCCGGACTCTGGTGCGACCGGCTCGTGCGCGGGCTCGGGCGGCACGAGTTCGAGGTCTACGCGCTCAGCGGCGGCCCGCGGCACGAGGAAGCCGGCCTGGTCGCGCTGCCGCCGCAGGTCAGCGGCGTCCGCACGGCACCGCTGTGGACGGCCGTGGACGACGGGGTCGCGCACGGCAGGCGCGCACGCCGGCGCTTCACCGAGTGCTACGAGGAGCTGGCGGCCGTTCTCTGCGAGGACCGGGCGGAGGGCCGGACGGAGGACCGTGCGGAGGGCCGGGCGGGGGGCGGTACGGAGCGCGGTCCGGAGGGCGGTTCGCAGGGACCCGTCGAGCGCCCCGCTTCCCGTGCCGATGCCCAGGCGGACCGTTTCGCCAACGCGCTGTACGGGCTCGCCGGGCTGGCCCGTGACGAAGGCGGGCTGGTGGGAGCGCTCCGCTCGGAGGGCGCCGTGCGCGCCCTGGAACGCGCCTGCCGCGCCCCCGGCGCCCGGCGCACGGCGCGCGAGGCGCGCGTCACCGATCTGCTTGCCGTCGCCGCCCACCTCGAACGCGCCCTGCGCCCCCTGTCGCTCGACTGGTACGAGCCCGACGGCGGCACCGGCACGGGGGCGCCCGGCACACGGGGGCTCGGCTCGGTCGACCTCTGCCACGCCACGTCCGGCGGCGTCGCGGCGCTGCCCGGACTGCTGGCCCGCCACCACTACGACGTACCGCTGCTGCTCACCGAGTACGGCGTGCGGCTGCGCACGCACTACCTCAGCTCGCAGGCGCCCGGCACGCCCGCCGACGAGGCCGCGCCCGCCGTACGCGCCCTGCTCGCCGCGTTCCACGGACGGCTCGCCGCCGAGGTCTACCGGCAGGCCGCGGTCATCACCCCCGGCAACACGCACACCCGCCGCTGGCAGGAGCGCTGCGGCGCCGACCGCGACAAGCTGCGCACGGTCCACCCGGGCATCGCCGCCGACGGCTTCGCCGAGGTCGGCGACGGCCCGGACGGCGCCGACCCGCGCACCCTGGTCTGGGTCGGCCGGGTCGAGCCCGCCAAGGACCTGGTCTCCCTGCTGCACGCCTTCGCCGAGATCCACCGGGCGGAAGCGGGGACCCGCCTGCGGATCATCGGTACGCCGGCCGGACCCGAGGGCCACGCCTACCTCGGCCACTGCCGGATGCTGGCCGCGCAGCTCTTCCCCGACGAGGCGGACGGGCCGCACGCCGTCGGCTGCAACCCCGTCTCCTTCGAGGAGATCGGCGGCCCGGAGGCGCCCACGCTCGCCGAGGCGTACGCGGCCGGAGCCGTCGTCGTCCTGTCCAGCGTGGTGGAGGGGTTCCCGGCCGGACTGGTCGAGGCCATGTTCTGCGGGCGGGCCACCGTGTCCACGGACGTCGGCGCGGTCGTCGAGGTCATCGGCGGTACCGGGCTCGTCGTCCCGCCCCGCAATCCGCGGGCGCTCGCCGAGGCGTGCACGGCACTGCTGCGCGACCCCGAGCGCCGTGCACGCCTGGGCGCGGCCGCCCGCGCACGCGCCCAGGAACTGTTCTCGGTCGAGCAGAACATCGAGGCGTTCCACGGTCTGTATCTGGAGATCGTGGCGCGGAGCCCGGTCCGCCGGTCCGCCCTCGACGCCGCCGGCGACCCGCTGCCGTTCGCGGTCCCCGCCGAGGCCCGGCTGCCCGGCCGCTGGACCGGCCCGGGAACGGTCGGCACCGCGGCCCGGCGCGTGCCCGGATGGGCGGCGGGGGCCCCGGTACGGGGCACCGCCGCTCCGGGCACTCCGCGTTCCACGGTCCCGGCGGCGGAGGGAGCCCGATGA